TTTCGCGATCAGGATAGAGGCATGCGAAAAAGGTGAGCAGGGCAAATACCGCTCCCGAAGCTCCGATGACGGAATTCGCTCCCGAGATGAAGCTTGCGGCGAACCACATGACTCCCCCGATGAGTACCGCTCCGAAGTAGAGCTGCAGAAAACGTTTTTGACCCAGGACGGGCAAAACCGCACGCCCTAGGAAAAATACACCAAGCATGTTCCCGATGATGTGCAGCCAATTATTAGTGCCGTGCAGAAAGGCGTAGGTGATAGGAGTCCAAATCAGGCCTTGCTCGATGGAATCGGTATGAAAGGCGAAGTAGTGATTTATGAGACCGGGCCCGCCAGTGCGGTCGAAAATATTTTGGAGTACGAAAACAACTATGTTTGCTCCGATGAGCCAGGTAAGCGTTTGCTTGGCTTTTTCTCCGGAGTCGTGAGTCATGTAGGATCTTTCGTACATCTATTCGTTCAGTCCGTCTAAGTTCGCGTTTTTTCGAGTTATTACAAGAGAAGACGATTCGATTAAATCGCGTTATTTGGACTGCTCCTTAGAGAAATTTTCGATTCTGCCCGCTTAAACGCGGAATTGTTAACCGAATGGACCGCGAGGTCCGGACATGGTTCAGTTGTTGAAGCGGAAAACCGCAACATCCCCGTCCTTGAAGAGATATTCCTTCCCCTCGAGGCGATATTTGCCTGCATCACGGGCGGCAGAAACACTTCCAAGCGATGACAGATCGTCGTAGGCTACGACCTCCGCTTTGATGAATCCCTTCTCGAAATCAGTGTGAATGACGCCGGCGCATTGCGGAGCAGTCATTCCATCTTCGAAAGTCCAAGCTCTCACTTCTTTTTCGCCTGCAGTGAAGTATGTCTTCAGGCCGAGTAGGGCGTAGGTTTCACGGATCAGCAGGGAAACTCCAGAATCGTCGACTCCTAGGTCTGCCAGGAATTCTGCAGCATCTTCAGCGGAAAGGTCGATGAGCTCGGATTCGATCTGAGCTGAAATCACGACACACCCTGCGTCGTGAGCGGTCCTAGCGTACTCGCGTACCTTGGCCACGTAGGGATTTGCCTCGGCGTCAGCCAAGTCGTCTTCCATGACATTGGC
The sequence above is a segment of the Pelagicoccus albus genome. Coding sequences within it:
- a CDS encoding rhomboid family intramembrane serine protease, giving the protein MYERSYMTHDSGEKAKQTLTWLIGANIVVFVLQNIFDRTGGPGLINHYFAFHTDSIEQGLIWTPITYAFLHGTNNWLHIIGNMLGVFFLGRAVLPVLGQKRFLQLYFGAVLIGGVMWFAASFISGANSVIGASGAVFALLTFFACLYPDREIQLLLFFVLPIRIKPRYLAYAMLGISILGLLFQELFATGGGVVAHSAHLGGMLVGYLFFKYVYLKSPYDNTGGISLSFGRLFKRKETAKSSAGYTYRVNVSKQTKDLKGEVDRILDKINSKGFGSLSQNEKEILDEARDLLRKR